Below is a genomic region from Methanobrevibacter sp..
AATGGATTAAAGTGGCTTTCATTGTAAACGTATTGATTTATGCTGTTTACTTCATTGGAATCTATGATATCGTTTCATGTCTTACCCAAGTTATTACAGCCATTATTGGATTTATTTCATTGTTTAAATTAATTAGAGATGAAAGAGAAGAAAAAATAGTTTAAATAATTAAAAAAAGTTATAAAGTTAAAAAAAGTTTTAAAGAAAAAATAGTTTAAATAATTAATTAAATCCATGCAATAAAGAAGATAAAAAAAATAATTACGAAGAGAAATTATCAATCTATTTTTAAAAAAATTACTCTTCAATATTATAATATTTGGTAAATAGATATGCAAGTATTGATCCTGCAAAGTTTTGCCATACTGAATACAATGCTCCAGGAACTGTTGCCAAAGTCAAGGCAGGGAAATGTGTCTTTGCAAGGCTTGTAGAGAGTCCTGAATTCTGGAAAGCAAGTTCAATGGCAATGGTGACCATCTGTTTTCTTTTCATTCCAGACAAGTATCCTATTATAAATCCTAAAGCCATTGCTGTGAAATATTGTAGAATGATTACAGCAATTATGACAAGGGATGAGCTGATTATCGCTTCCTTGTTTGCACCAATCACTCCTGCGACGATTATTGCAATAACAACAGATGATAGTGCAGGGAGATAATTCTTCAATTCCTCACAGAAGTCTGGGAACTTATAATTGAGAAACAGCCCTAAGGCAATTGGAATGATTACAATCTGAACAATTGAAATGAACATGTCCACTGGATTGAAAGCAATTGTATTTCCAATCAGAATCAATGTAATCACTGGAGTGAGGATAGGTGAAATCACAGTGGAAACCGCTGTAAGGGATACGGATAATGCCAAATCACCTTTTGCAAGGAATGTTATTACATCAGATGCTGTTCCACCAGGCACTGTTCCAACAAGAACAAGCCCAACGGTCAGTGCCTCATTCAAGTGAAAGAGGCTTGCAATTGCAAATGCTATCAACGGCATTATCAGATATTGGGCGCTTACCCCTATTAGGATCTCCTTAGGTCTTTTGAATACGTTTACAAAATGTTCTATTTTTAATGTTGTACCCATACCAAAGAGAATGATTCCCAAAAGAATATTGATTATATTCACTCCCATAAACTCTTCCATCACCCAATTGAATGAATTTGGAATGGTTACGGCAATGAATACTGCAATCAGTATAATTATAAAGAAATATTTCTCAACCAATTTAAAAACTCTTTTCATAAAATTAATATTTGTCAAATCTATTTATAAATTTTTAGATAAAAATTTGAATTAAGAA
It encodes:
- a CDS encoding bile acid:sodium symporter family protein, with the translated sequence MKRVFKLVEKYFFIIILIAVFIAVTIPNSFNWVMEEFMGVNIINILLGIILFGMGTTLKIEHFVNVFKRPKEILIGVSAQYLIMPLIAFAIASLFHLNEALTVGLVLVGTVPGGTASDVITFLAKGDLALSVSLTAVSTVISPILTPVITLILIGNTIAFNPVDMFISIVQIVIIPIALGLFLNYKFPDFCEELKNYLPALSSVVIAIIVAGVIGANKEAIISSSLVIIAVIILQYFTAMALGFIIGYLSGMKRKQMVTIAIELAFQNSGLSTSLAKTHFPALTLATVPGALYSVWQNFAGSILAYLFTKYYNIEE